The sequence TGCATTAGTTATATGTCTCTCTCATCTGTAAGTCCATCAATTTACTATCTCCTTTCATCTGTATACTTTTGAACTTGAAGTTTATTTGTGCATTGTGCATCAATTtaccatgcaagttttgaagttTAATTGCTCTAAATAAATGCCCTTGCAAACAAAAGGTCAATGGTGTAATAATGCAATGCTTCAACAGGAAAATTTTCAGGACAGTTTACTTTTGGCATTATATTATTTTTCTTAACGGCCTTATTCTTTGTATCTCAAGGAATTAAAGAATTTAGAATCTGTTCATAAATTTATTTTCCAATAGACATTTGTAGTGCAATTTACTCAGCATTATAACTCAAGCAGATATCTGGAACAATATCACCTTAGTAAAGAGGAGTGGTGTAGACATAAAATATCAATGTGATTGCTTGAACTGGTTAGTTAAAACTTAAACCCATTATTAACATCATGCCATGTGTCTTGAACCTACTTGTTGACGTGCGTTTTGTGATCACACCCAACATAGAATAAAGTTTTCCAACAGTCACTTTATCCTGTCTTGATCAAAACCagatgtatgctaagattgcaggaagatcatacattgactccaaggttccaactgcGTACTAGCGACTTTACTGTGGATATAGATTCATTTGGCTTTGATGTTTGTTTGtgatccaaggggacttacatttggatcattctttcacttctttgttgtggctgaaACTTCATCGGATATAGCAATTCTGTGATGTTTCTGTTTCAAATGAACTAAATTGGAATaaggggaaagggtttaggaagactaagctaaatctaagaactcAATAGATAGCAATGCTTCGAATGATATCAACCATGCTTTACTTCACCACTAGTAGACAACTAGATAAAACAGGTGCAATCTGCAGAGGATATGTTTGAAAGATTCTAAACCACTaatgaacaccatcaaagaacaatgttcatCAAACAGTTTAGGTTAAGCATGCACATAAAAATAACCCAGTCCAACCTTGCACTGTTGATAGAAATCATATACCAACAAAAGGTATGAGCATTCGATCTTCACCTTAAAACATTACAATCAACTTTGTTCATCTATCtgcttggaaaataaaattctactctaagtgaggaaggtgaaaccatgcaagttttgaaaaataacttaagtggacgcTATCAGAGAGCAATGCATCACTATTATTATCTCAGtaacttattgcaacaatttcatacaatctccctcctttacaaatgaaggggtgaaccccttatataggcctccaaCCTTGATTACTtgcaaatcctaattagggtttgacccaaaagattcaacacacatgatgcaacaaggtgggaataaacattaaTGACCTATCATGTCCATTATCAATTAATTACATTCCTGCCAAAAATGGCGTCCATTatacattaaatgcaccacctctttCAAGTTCACCCAATGTGTAATAATGTTCCATCACGTAATAAATTGCCCATtgtgcaataaatgcaccatcacttCCAAAATTGGTTACATACAAAAGATGCCCCACCATTAAGTACAATGGCTGCCATGTAATGAATTAGCTGCCACCTTGGTCAAATATtcctattagaataatatctttctctgtgttattaatggtcatttaagttgtttctaatttcgcctctagttaacgattgtttcttttagaaacatcgtctttgtaactctatttaaaggagctttgcctccttgattaattgaacaacatcgattctttgaaatccatatgcttttgcatctgtattatgctaagttgccggtacgggtacgggtacgggtacgggtacgtgGGTACGGTACGCTGGTACGGCATTTTTTTTAGGGGGGGCCTGGGTACGTATGGGTACGTccgtacaaaaaaatgtaaaaatcataaatatatacatatatacactctaataagtagaaacaaaaattaaatttagaatcccacatatcatccatatgctaaacaaaacttggaactatcatatatgattcatattgatataactataagtctataacaaaattacaaactttgaatgttatgatagatatcgaattcattgttcactggctcaaccgttcaacaataaaatgacacaactaataatcagcaatagcatcatatgggtcactaggaagatcaagatcaacatcatcattgacattagatgatgtaggtagagtactggaaccacatgcagcctcactgccacttgcactagcagcacattggctattagactccccagaaagtaaagattgtgtggcagctgaaaaatccaaatcagttcgctctggatctacatcccaaaactttgtgctcccatccttatactcattttgtttatgagtaagaaggcgcaagtttgaatgcacataaacgagctcttctgccttacttgctgccagtcggttgcgtttcactgagtggataaaggagtatgtgctccaatttcgctcagatgaagaggaactagcaacctattgaataattgacacaaagtgagagggtgacaattataactattttataaaaaatctaaatttagagagcaataaaaattaagaaacttacttgcgataaaactttgattgcaagagtttgaaggtttggtgatgtatggccattgaggtaccaccaagcatgagaatcctttttatacttgtcacggagagcggaaacactttgaccattggaggctacaaaatcagcaaactcacttgtcattaaatcctccatttcagaatctgggaagagtttagtaagtgctgtcctacacccttcactgacttctgaatctctatatggtggtacccttgatggcttagcaagcatttcatcactataaaatttgggagtcaatgcaaatgcaagaagatgtagtggggtggtcattttgttccaccgctcaacacaaattgattgaacctctttgaagaaagtttcttcgggatcttgctcttttgcattgatgatggctttcattttctcaatcatcgagtcaatgccatcatatacctctcccaaacatgggtgatccatgtcagtataacggatcatactcatgatgggctcagtgaaactcaaaagatattccactcgatcccaccaagtgtcatctaggatcatgcgctttacatttgctgccctttcagtattggattgcctccatagggaccaactttgactaattaccatgctagcaagtggctgtcgcaccttcacaagtcgcctcaagacgattgtgttggatgcaaatcgggtctcggcaacctattcaaaaattaaaaataaaaattagaatacaaagaagacatgataaaaaaaataaaattaagtaaccatcaaagtgaaatgtagattttaaaaattgaagtgtttcaattacctttagcaactccaactgtgaaaatgatctgaaaatggcctgtgacatgttatggtttgtgatgaacatttggatctcttcagcctcaacataaatttgtttgatccaatctattttcctgcctatcttttgtagcatgaggttgagagagtggacagcacaaggtgtccaaaatatgtgttcaaaccgtgtctcaatcaacatacctgcagctctacaattctttgcattatccgttattacttggacaacattttgaggtcccacatcttgaatgcattgtataaggatgttagcaataaattgtgcatccttcacctgtccttcacaatccacagctttcagaaacattgcccctttagggcacactgcaattacattaattaatggccgatttttggtatccttccatccatctgaaatgatggacacccctgtttgtttccatgaatttctaatgggagccaatgcattgtctatgttttttacctcctttgctagtaaggtgctacgcaccttctcataacctggccctatgtacccttgtggagcctcatttacctttttcaacatatcctgccaatatggtgatcgtaccacattaaatgacaaaccgtttgcatatagacatcttccaacggattgatctgcaatctctctagcatcattcttaaatgctctctctaatggtcccTTGCTTCTCTTCACAATAACAGGTTCTTCACTAATTGGGTCCAAGAATGGGTGGCTCTCTACCACGATATCAGGAAAATCGCTATAAGATGGAGAAGTAGGGGGCCTCTTTGATTTACTTCCTCTTCTTGtcaacaaaggatggtttgaggcacgaccaactcttgcatctgcttcctcttgctctctaatatatcctgctatttcttgaggtgacatcccatttccattctttcctagacatggtttgattccttgttggggaatggcacaaaaatgggctttgacacgactgtaggagctagtttttttcgtactacagaagttgcatatccataaaaatgttccaccaccttttacttggtctattattttgacatatttccataaaggtgaatttgggtcagttttgaaagtccgttgaggagtagagctttgaggagtagagctagtagtcgttgccattatgatttctacaacaaattaaaaaaaaaatattaatatttaatattaaacaatagattataaatgttaaatatataaataataaaattaaatttaataatttatttaaaataaaagtgaaattattataattatgaaagttattaggtttttaaaaaatatacctattattaaattattattatttttaatattttaaaaatgagtagtttttaaaaaaaattaattataaatattaaaatttaacaaattaataaattttaattattaaattaaaatatttaaaaatataacaaactaatatagtttttaaaaaatatacctattattaaattattattatttttaatattttaaaaatgagtagtttttaaaaaaaattattataaatattaaaatttaacaaactaataaattttaattagcaaactattataaaaaaaaaaaactataataaatattaaaatttaacaaactaataaattttaattatttttttaactataataaaatttaataaaatatagcacactataataaaaaaattaatatcataCCTGATCCCGAAGCCCTCCCGCCGTGGCGCCTCCCGCCGTCGTCGCGCGCCTGCTCTGTGCCTTCGCCCTCCTGCCGTGGCGCCTCCCGCCGTCGTCGCGGGCGTCCTCTGTGCCGTTGCCTCCTGCCGTGGCCCGTGGCGCTTCCTCTGTGTCTGCGTGCCTTCTTTCACCACTGTGCCATCGCGCGTCCTCAAACCCCTGTGCCGTCGCGCGATATGGTTTCAAAATTTCGCGTTTTTTCGGTTTTCACGAGTTTTTATTTTTGCCTTTGCTTTAGGGTTTTAAATGTTAAATGACATATTCGACCCGTGGAAAAACCCCTCGAAATTTGCGAATGATGCGGATTCGTCAAAAAAACCGTATGGAATCGCCACGTTTACACCGGATGCGTCGGGATTCGTGAGTCAAATATCGGATACGTTTCAGGGGGAAAAAATCGGTACCCTGTCCGAATCCACAGGGATTCCGGGGCGAATCCGAATCCGATACGCACCGCATCCGGATTCGTGGGCAAAATGGGAAGTACCGGTAACTTaggtattatggtatcagagccttggttattttcgaaatagtttttttgaaaaatttctttgtttattcGAAATTGCTACTTTGGCAGTTCGTTTTGGCTGCAGCTACTAGGGTTTTCTGGCTATTTTCTGCCCTCTCTCGCGACCTGTCTCTCTTGCATTTCACGCAACCACGTGGCTCGTTTTTTCCCGCCTGCAGATTTTTTTTCTGAGCACAGATTCCTGGTGGGTTCTTCGAGATCTCAACTGGGTCATCGTCAAAATTTTCTGGGTGGCTCGATTTTCGAGCCAGCGGATCCAGATTTTGGCAGCAGATTCGTTCTAggtttttcgcaaggatttttgggttgtcttaggatttttctgggtcagccgaaatttttttcttgaaatttgtgctCGCCGCACTTCATTTTTTGAAGTCTGTACCTACATCTGCCTCTGTTTCTACATTGggattcaaattttttgaattctGTGCCAGCACCTCTTCTTAGTTTTTCGTTTTTCGTGCATTGGGAAACGTGtaagatggcgtcattgaccaacttgatgttggaaggcagtccaagttttgtgcacttagcatcttctcaATACCTTGTTTTTCGTGCCTCAAAAAGCatgaagatggcttatgggcatcgatgtttgtttcggtttttaatatttttttacctaaaaaaaattctgatgggttttaatatttttttcccttgaaaaaatctgtgggttttaataattttgtcctaaaaaattatctgtggctttttaaatattttttgtccctgtaaaaaaaaaaatcatgggagggtttatgattttctcctcaaaaattgtactttgctgtagtctgtttttagtcgcacctggagttgttgtgcgaacatctgcactagtctcttgtttgcagtttattttcgggcatcttgctcatctgcaatagtttgaagggtttgccgattttttcctcaaaactgTGACAGCTGTTCTTGGTGTCTCTCTGATTACAGGGAGggacagttctccaacatcaggttggacggttggtgttgttttgggtatctccaaaagttctgcagtttctgggagggttggtggcagactcatctcaagtggcagagttagtggcaggctcttgtcttctgttagaacgtgttctgagaagaagggggcaacctttATATAGCACACTTTCAGCATAGCAAAGGAAGTTGTTCAAATCCTTATGTTGCACATTTAGGGGGTCAAAGGAAGTCACTCATTTGAGGTGTCAATGGCAATCACTCAATCTCTTAAGTTGCACATTTGATATAGCAAATGAAATAACCCAAAATGCTTAAGTCACACATTTATCTAGGCAAAGGAAATGACTCAATTCTTAAGTCGCTGATTTGGTGGGGCAAAGGAAATGTCAACACTTAACTCGTGCTTTGAAGCGGTCAAAGGAAATCCTATTTCGTGCTTTTTGGGAATCATAGGAAATCACAAGGCTTAGTTCGCTTCTCTTGGTGATCAAAGGAAGTGGTGATCTGGCATGTAAAGTGGCATTGTAAATGCCTTTAAAAACTTTCGCTCTCTACCTTAAAGTTTGTCGGGTCCAAGCAATGGCGTGGTTGTGGAAGGGGGTCGAAGGTAGTAGGGTAGAAGGGAGGAAAGGAAGGTGGGTAGTGGATGGGTAGGCTAAGGAAAGTAAGGGGTAAGGGATGTGAGATGTGGGTTAAAGGAAAGGGAAGTTGGGAGGTATAAGGGATGGAAGAAAGGTAGGAAGTGGGGTGAGGGTGAGAGGAAGGATAAAGGATGAAAGGAAAGAAAGGGTGTAGGGATGGGATATTAGGAAGTGGGAGGATGAATGGAATGGTTAAGGGGTGATCAAGGAAGAAAGACAAAGGAAGATGGAGGGAtaagggatgaaagatagaagatggaAGGAGAAGGATGGGTGAAAGGTGAAAGATAAAGAAAGGTAGTGGAAGGAGATGGGAGTGAAAGGTGAAGTGAAAAAGTAGGAAGGTGAAAGGAAGGGAGTAAGGATGGAAAGGGGAAAAAGGAGATGGAATAATGAAATAGGGATGGAAGGAAGGAAGTGAGGGTGAATGGAAGGAGGTGAGGGAAGTGGAAATGAAGGGGTGAGATGAGGGGAGATGGAAGCATGTGCTAAGGGAAGGAAGAGGGAAGTGAAAGGAAGGGTAGATGGATGGGAGAAGGTGAAGTGGAAGGGATGAATGCCAAAAGAAGGATGAGAGGAAAGAAGGTGAAGAAAGGATGGAAGGAAATGGAATTGGAAGGTGAGGGTGGATAGAAGTTGTAGGAGATAGAAGTGAGAATGATTAGAGTTTGAGCATCCACTGGAAGTGATGGGAGAGATAGGTCAGAGGTTTAGGAGGGCAAAGGAATTGCTGTCAGTGCCTTGGTTGAGAAAAGGAAGTGAAAACCTTAAGTTGCACTTTTGGGGAGTCAAAGGAAGTGGAAAACCTTAGGTCGCTGATTGGAAGGGGCAAAGGAAATCATCTCAATATGGCAATTCTCGCTGTCTTGATCATTTTGCTTCCAGCCCCTTATGATAATTTGAACTTTAGctccttttcccttagaatgttgACCTCTAAAACCAACTGGCCTTAGCCAGATTTGCATTTCAACTCTGATTTTGCAAGCAAAAGatgatgatcaaatggaatgatcatcatGAGTTGTTCATTTTGTAAGCCTTAAGAACTAACTGACCTCACTTCATTTAAAGAGAGAGCTTGTTGTGCGATGCaaacgctccctgtcgccgacagggtcacCCTTCTTGTTTTTTTGAGCCTTTcgtcttcgccctgttgagtttcgcACAGAGTGTCTCACGTCCTTTCGAGCGAGTCCGTGACCGGTCCTTGAAGTAATGATGTTGAAAGAAAAAAGCCAGTGATTCCATtaggctagtctagccctcgggcaCGATGCTAAGAGATagttcaaaattgtgaaattgccttggataggcgtaaggtgGTAGAAGTTGGTGAAGCCCGCCAAGCAAAAAGCAGCGCATTTGAAGGTCGCATGACGACCCAAAATTGTCATTTCCGTGTAAGAGCGATGAGATAGATCGCGTGAGGTTTTGTTTTTTTGCGGAGTTTACAAGGTTTGAATGAATGACGATTTTCGCCTGCTAGTGGAGGAGGAACGATTTTCCTAGCAAAATGCCAAGGTTGACaaaacttgcccaagtgcccaagcttgCGCTTCTTGAGGAGAAAAGTTAAAATCACCCAGGGGGCCAAATTTCGGACCTTGGGGTTAAATTCTCAAAAAATTCAAAAGTTAACAAAACTGGCAAAAGGTCCGAAAATGCCTTTAAATTTGCCAAAGACCTCCAAAGGTCCGAATTTCATTTAAGTCATCTAATTTTGGACCCTGGGGTCGAAATTTGAAAATTTGGATAAGTTTGCAAAATGTGCCTTAAGGTCCGAAATTTGGATAAGTTTGCAAAATGTGCATTAAGGCCCGAAAATGCCTTGGATTCCAAAAGGCGTTCAGAGGTCCGAAGTTCTTTAAAAATTCCAAAAGTTGCATTAGGGTCCGAAATACTTTAATTCGCCAAAAGGCGTTAAGTCTCTGAGATTCGCCAAAACTGTGAAAAACTCCGAAGTTCGCAAAGGCGGTTCAAAGCTTCGAAATTTCAAAGTTTAAAAGTTGCAAAAGGTGCTTTAGGGTCCGAAATTTGTATAACTCGCAAAAGACTTGAAAACCTCGAAAATCCCTAAAACGTCCAAAGGTCCGAAGTATTTCAAGGAAAAATGTAGTTtaaggaatttgaaattggtaaAACCCCTCCATTCCTTCGAAGATCACAGCGCCATAGCTCCAAAGTTCGCGATTTGGGAACGAGGCGTGAAGTTTAGAAGTTTGCAAAACCCCTCCATACTGCCGAAGTTCACGTAAGGGAGGATCGTGTTCGATTTTGAAAGGGAAGCCCATTCCAAACTTTCAAGTTCAAATTGCCATTTCGCCTAAGGTAAAAAATCGCTTAGTCTAAACTCGACATTGAAAATTCTTTTCCAATCCAAACTGCGAAAATTTGAATTAAAGGATAACCGTTGAAATTCCAAAATTTGCAGAGCTATCCATTCGTTTTTGCACAACAAATCGGGCAATTTCTCGCCATCCATTCTCATTAGGTAAATACGCTTTGTCTTTCTTGATCATctgaaatatttataaattgcaaaatgCATTAGAGTGCTTAAGTCTTCAAAATTCGCATCTTTTTCCGATCATTAAAGCGTCATTCAAAGCAGTTGAAAATTAGAATTTATTCTTGAGATTTAACCAGAAATTGCATTTTTTAAACTTAGGAGAACTTTTCGAGCTTTGTCCCTTTTGAAAATTAATCCAGAAAATGCTTAAATACCAATTCGTGATCAAAAGCTTCATAAATAAATGTTTTGCTCTAACAAGCTCTCAACTAGCCATGTCACTTTGTTTCCAATCTAAATTCtgaattaatccttgaatgctggagtattctctatctaacccgccttacttcttttaTATCACCTCGTAGTCCTTGttcggctgtgcaggataaatgcccaaatcggcggtagaatcatcaaagatgcTTGCTActgagcatccaaatcagatatcccacgcaaatttgaaaggatgaagtaccagtatcaaagagggggattgagggagtcaaaagttcagagtgtctgggacaatgtcggtgataccgACCTAGGCCATATTGACATCCAGGAGTTCAGGAATCGAGTCTTCtcccctaacgcatatggcaagcctagacaaatggtggaaagtggcatcgcccaagcggcaggatttcctccagcagtacaGAACTACGAGTTAGTGGTAGAGGCTGCTCGGCATTATCAGCCAGGGTCCAGATTagtgctcctcgagaatatgactctcgccaacttcactcctgaggccattggcgacgcatttgatattcccttcccaaacaatcccacagccacaactatagatgaagcacaaggggcatatgatatgaatcccgcCAGGTGCAGAACACTAAtgaatgaagagtggtacaaggagagaaggcttccaagcgctagaattgggaaaaagaccccaagaaatgactttcataatgagcatggagatatggtcacattactcagccgggctaatccaactactttgaaga is a genomic window of Cryptomeria japonica chromosome 7, Sugi_1.0, whole genome shotgun sequence containing:
- the LOC131064120 gene encoding uncharacterized protein LOC131064120 — encoded protein: MATTTSSTPQSSTPQRTFKTDPNSPLWKYVKIIDQVKGGGTFLWICNFCSTKKTSSYSRVKAHFCAIPQQGIKPCLGKNGNGMSPQEIAGYIREQEEADARVGRASNHPLLTRRGSKSKRPPTSPSYSDFPDIVVESHPFLDPISEEPVIVKRSKGPLERAFKNDAREIADQSVGRCLYANGLSFNVVRSPYWQDMLKKVNEAPQGYIGPGYEKVRSTLLAKEVKNIDNALAPIRNSWKQTGVSIISDGWKDTKNRPLINVIAVCPKGAMFLKAVDCEGQVKDAQFIANILIQCIQDVGPQNVVQVITDNAKNCRAAGMLIETRFEHIFWTPCAVHSLNLMLQKIGRKIDWIKQIYVEAEEIQMFITNHNMSQAIFRSFSQLELLKVAETRFASNTIVLRRLVKVRQPLASMVISQSWSLWRQSNTERAANVKRMILDDTWWDRVEYLLSFTEPIMSMIRYTDMDHPCLGEVYDGIDSMIEKMKAIINAKEQDPEETFFKEVQSICVERWNKMTTPLHLLAFALTPKFYSDEMLAKPSRVPPYRDSEVSEGCRTALTKLFPDSEMEDLMTSEFADFVASNGQSVSALRDKYKKDSHAWWYLNGHTSPNLQTLAIKVLSQVASSSSSERNWSTYSFIHSVKRNRLAASKAEELVYVHSNLRLLTHKQNEYKDGSTKFWDVDPERTDLDFSAATQSLLSGESNSQCAASASGSEAACGSSTLPTSSNVNDDVDLDLPSDPYDAIADY